Proteins encoded in a region of the Victivallis lenta genome:
- a CDS encoding MATE family efflux transporter: MGAQTEKLGTDPVMPLLLRLALPSMAGLIIGNLYVIVDRMFIGKYVADLGLAAMNAAMPISMVIFAVSILIGRGSAVLYSIELGRKNYAEAQKLFGMSMLIYLIASAVITIGGLLFLDPLLNLVGIPPEALPYGRSYLSVSLYGTIFVMLGFQNNLIRGEGYSGLAMFTQVIGAVMNVGLDWLFVAKFGWGMSGAAWATVASQAASTVWVMSFFRSRRSIAKLDWRTFRFYGWNYFGRILYNGCSPFAINVAGSIIWTFQNHMLLEHGSLLAMAAFGIILTVNQLLMGLIFGVTMGMQPLIGYNTGAAKYHRVLKSFYCSILLAAVFALIPYLAVQIFARPIFTWFVDASNTKLIDLGVYSMRRFLLLLPIGCGSILVSQYFQSIGRAPVALFLAMTRQLAFQVPLLLILPQVFGYDGVLFSGPAGDALAFFVACFLMQRELKRLHKCEGEECRAA; this comes from the coding sequence ATGGGCGCACAAACCGAAAAACTCGGCACCGATCCGGTCATGCCGCTCCTGCTGCGGCTGGCGCTGCCCTCCATGGCGGGACTGATCATCGGCAATCTGTACGTTATCGTGGACCGCATGTTCATCGGCAAATACGTCGCGGACCTCGGACTGGCCGCGATGAATGCCGCCATGCCGATTTCGATGGTCATCTTCGCTGTTTCGATCCTGATCGGCCGCGGCAGCGCGGTGCTCTACTCGATCGAGCTCGGCCGGAAAAATTACGCCGAAGCGCAGAAGCTTTTCGGCATGTCGATGCTGATCTACCTCATCGCCTCGGCCGTCATCACGATCGGGGGGCTGCTGTTCCTCGACCCGCTGCTGAATCTGGTCGGCATTCCGCCCGAAGCGCTTCCCTACGGCCGCAGCTATCTGTCGGTGTCCCTGTACGGGACGATCTTCGTCATGCTCGGATTCCAGAACAACCTGATCCGCGGCGAAGGCTATTCGGGGCTCGCGATGTTCACGCAGGTCATCGGCGCGGTCATGAACGTCGGACTCGACTGGCTTTTCGTCGCAAAGTTCGGATGGGGGATGTCCGGCGCGGCATGGGCGACCGTCGCTTCACAGGCTGCGTCGACGGTCTGGGTCATGAGCTTCTTCCGCTCGCGCCGCAGCATCGCGAAGCTCGACTGGCGGACCTTCCGCTTCTACGGCTGGAACTACTTCGGGCGCATCCTCTACAACGGCTGTTCGCCGTTCGCGATCAACGTGGCCGGCAGCATCATCTGGACGTTCCAGAACCACATGCTTCTGGAGCACGGCAGCCTGCTCGCCATGGCGGCTTTCGGCATCATCCTGACCGTCAACCAGCTGCTGATGGGACTCATTTTCGGAGTCACCATGGGGATGCAGCCGCTCATCGGCTACAACACGGGCGCGGCGAAATACCACCGCGTGCTGAAGAGCTTCTATTGTTCGATCCTGCTCGCCGCCGTCTTCGCCCTGATTCCGTACCTGGCCGTGCAGATCTTCGCGCGGCCGATCTTCACATGGTTCGTGGATGCGTCGAACACAAAGCTCATCGACCTCGGCGTCTATTCGATGCGGCGCTTCCTGCTGCTGCTGCCGATCGGCTGCGGGAGCATCCTCGTTTCGCAGTATTTCCAGAGCATCGGGCGCGCGCCGGTGGCGCTGTTCCTCGCCATGACCAGGCAGCTCGCGTTCCAGGTGCCGCTGCTCCTGATCCTGCCGCAGGTTTTCGGCTACGATGGCGTGCTGTTCTCGGGGCCGGCGGGAGACGCGCTCGCGTTCTTCGTCGCCTGCTTCCTCATGCAGCGCGAACTCAAGCGGCTGCATAAATGCGAAGGCGAGGAGTGCCGCGCCGCTTGA
- a CDS encoding flavodoxin family protein, whose product MKVVLVNGSPHAKGCTFTALAEVAGELEKNGVETEIFQIGNRPIRGCIACGKCAESGCCIFTDDPVNACVDKFKEADGIVVGSPVYYAAPNGALSALLDRVFFMKSSAYAYKPAAAVVSCRRGGATAAFDRLNKYFTISNMPIVSSQYWNMVHGNTPEEVRQDLEGLQIMRTLGKNMAWLLKCIDKAALPRPEREPQIWTNFIRE is encoded by the coding sequence ATGAAAGTTGTGCTTGTGAACGGCAGTCCCCATGCGAAAGGCTGCACCTTTACCGCGCTGGCCGAAGTCGCCGGCGAACTCGAAAAGAACGGCGTGGAAACCGAAATCTTCCAGATCGGCAACCGTCCGATCCGCGGCTGCATCGCCTGCGGCAAATGTGCCGAAAGCGGCTGCTGCATCTTCACGGACGACCCCGTCAACGCCTGTGTGGACAAATTCAAGGAGGCGGACGGCATCGTGGTCGGCTCTCCGGTCTACTACGCCGCGCCGAACGGCGCCCTGTCGGCGCTGCTCGACCGGGTTTTCTTCATGAAGAGCAGCGCCTACGCCTATAAGCCCGCCGCCGCGGTCGTCAGCTGCCGCCGCGGCGGAGCGACCGCCGCCTTCGACCGGCTCAACAAATATTTCACGATCTCGAACATGCCGATCGTCTCGTCGCAATACTGGAACATGGTCCACGGCAACACGCCGGAGGAGGTGCGGCAGGATCTCGAAGGGCTCCAGATCATGCGCACGCTCGGAAAAAACATGGCGTGGCTGCTCAAGTGCATCGACAAAGCCGCCCTGCCCCGCCCCGAACGCGAACCGCAAATCTGGACCAACTTCATCCGCGAATGA
- a CDS encoding DEAD/DEAH box helicase, whose translation MSIRITVSPGGVLRAAGDAALEQAFASGSGAGLLALLKGDAPPDAEPPVHFFRRVGREFAARLCRVPESDPETMFRSARPDAELLAAELFDRPSMTGGEYLTLDLLTRLHEELEAAMRAEIARSGLNVPDYLRTLSPAWSSVGKLSFHLAENKKNEDGRHPFAFLATFIHRLSENDQPRHLPLAAALKTFSGDRAALLALLRPIREAAEKSGFVARLLADGSIYRPCVWTPDEAHAFVQAIPVFEEANILVRFANLWKKRPPKLQAKVSLEVGRKPSRLNSELLLRFTVEAVIGNEKLTPDELEELLHSGGGLVRIKGEWVDADPENVQKLLKQWGALPREALTLAEGVRLLAKAAPEFPAVDSDLLRIEAAEELEKLLSGDGFPDELRRPPLPAPLARTLRPYQVGGVDFLWRTTALGMGGCLADDMGLGKTLQVLTYLELLRKRRLLSPLPALLIAPASLLENWKSEAAKFTPGLRLRLLHNSALAPGELDRFEADPAGFLAESDLAVTTYAMATRLRGLHALEFPAVVIDEAQAIKNPNSGQSRAVRRLRGRRRIALSGTPVENRLTDLWSIFDFLTPGLLGTLPRFQEWIKSLEEKQEKSCAPLRRLTSPYILRRLKSDRSIIRDLPDKSEVNAYCTLTKEQALLYSRVLEAMKRDLECAGEDGKAGVVLGALTHFKQICNHPAQYTGGGDFRPEASGKFQRLAELAEPIASRQEKVLVFTQYREMCEPLHEHLAHCFGRPGLVLHGGTPVGRRAGLVEEFQREDGPPFFVLSLKAAGTGLNLTAASHVIHFDRWWNPAVENQATDRAYRIGQHRNVLVHKMICVGTIEARIDALIRDKRKLADDLLASGVESELMRLPAAELLKLARLDLNHMEETE comes from the coding sequence ATGAGCATCCGGATCACGGTTTCGCCGGGCGGCGTTCTCCGCGCGGCCGGCGATGCGGCGCTCGAACAGGCGTTCGCCTCCGGCAGCGGCGCCGGGCTGCTGGCGCTGCTGAAGGGGGATGCGCCGCCCGACGCCGAGCCGCCGGTCCACTTTTTCCGTCGGGTCGGCCGCGAATTCGCGGCCCGGCTCTGCCGTGTGCCGGAGTCCGACCCGGAGACGATGTTCCGGTCCGCCCGCCCCGATGCCGAGCTGCTCGCCGCCGAGCTCTTCGACCGCCCTTCGATGACCGGCGGCGAATATCTGACGCTCGATCTGCTGACCCGGCTGCACGAAGAGCTTGAGGCGGCCATGCGCGCGGAGATCGCCCGCTCCGGACTCAATGTGCCCGATTATCTGCGGACGCTCTCCCCCGCCTGGAGCAGCGTCGGCAAACTCAGTTTTCACCTCGCCGAAAACAAGAAGAACGAGGACGGCCGCCATCCGTTCGCCTTCCTGGCCACCTTTATCCACCGCCTGAGCGAGAACGACCAGCCGCGCCACCTGCCGCTGGCGGCTGCGCTCAAGACCTTCTCCGGCGACCGCGCCGCCCTTCTGGCGCTGCTGCGGCCGATCCGCGAGGCGGCGGAGAAGAGCGGCTTCGTCGCCCGGCTGCTCGCCGACGGTTCGATCTACCGGCCCTGCGTCTGGACGCCTGACGAGGCGCACGCCTTCGTGCAGGCGATTCCGGTGTTCGAAGAGGCGAACATCCTCGTCCGGTTCGCGAATCTCTGGAAAAAGCGGCCGCCGAAACTGCAGGCGAAGGTTTCGCTCGAAGTCGGCAGGAAACCGAGCCGATTGAATTCGGAGCTGCTGCTCAGATTCACGGTCGAAGCCGTGATCGGCAACGAAAAGCTGACTCCCGACGAGCTCGAAGAGCTCCTGCATTCCGGCGGCGGCCTGGTCCGCATCAAAGGCGAATGGGTCGATGCGGACCCCGAAAACGTGCAGAAGCTCCTGAAACAGTGGGGCGCGCTGCCGCGCGAGGCGCTGACGCTCGCGGAAGGCGTACGGCTTCTGGCCAAAGCCGCGCCGGAATTCCCGGCCGTCGATTCGGACCTGCTGCGGATCGAAGCGGCGGAGGAGCTCGAAAAGCTTCTTTCCGGCGACGGCTTTCCCGATGAGCTGCGCCGCCCGCCGCTGCCCGCTCCGCTCGCCCGGACGCTGCGTCCCTACCAGGTCGGCGGCGTCGATTTCCTCTGGCGCACAACCGCGCTCGGCATGGGCGGCTGCCTCGCCGACGACATGGGGCTCGGCAAAACGCTGCAGGTGCTGACCTATCTCGAACTCCTGCGGAAGCGCAGGCTTCTGTCGCCTCTGCCGGCGCTGCTGATCGCCCCGGCCTCGCTGCTGGAGAACTGGAAGAGCGAGGCGGCGAAATTCACGCCCGGACTGCGGCTCAGACTGCTGCACAACTCGGCGCTCGCTCCCGGCGAGCTCGACCGTTTCGAAGCCGACCCGGCCGGTTTTCTCGCAGAAAGCGACCTCGCCGTCACGACCTACGCGATGGCGACGCGGCTCAGGGGGCTGCACGCGCTCGAATTCCCGGCCGTCGTCATCGATGAAGCGCAGGCGATCAAGAATCCGAACTCCGGCCAGAGCCGAGCGGTCCGGCGGCTTCGCGGCAGGCGGCGGATCGCGCTCTCCGGCACGCCGGTCGAAAACCGCCTGACTGACCTCTGGAGCATCTTCGATTTTCTGACGCCGGGGCTGCTCGGCACGCTGCCGCGCTTTCAGGAGTGGATCAAATCGCTCGAGGAGAAGCAGGAGAAGAGCTGTGCGCCGCTGCGCCGCCTCACTTCGCCCTACATTCTGCGAAGGCTCAAAAGCGACCGCTCGATCATCCGCGACCTGCCGGACAAGAGCGAGGTCAACGCCTATTGCACGCTGACGAAGGAGCAGGCGCTCCTTTACAGCCGCGTCCTCGAAGCCATGAAGCGCGACCTCGAATGCGCCGGGGAGGACGGCAAGGCCGGCGTCGTACTCGGGGCGCTGACCCATTTCAAGCAGATCTGCAACCATCCGGCCCAATACACCGGCGGCGGGGATTTCCGGCCGGAGGCGAGCGGCAAGTTCCAACGGCTTGCCGAGCTCGCCGAGCCGATCGCCTCCCGCCAGGAAAAAGTGCTGGTGTTCACGCAGTACCGCGAAATGTGCGAACCGCTGCACGAACATCTCGCGCACTGCTTCGGCCGTCCCGGGCTCGTGCTGCACGGCGGAACGCCGGTCGGCCGCCGCGCCGGGCTCGTGGAGGAGTTCCAGCGCGAGGACGGGCCTCCGTTCTTCGTCCTGTCGCTGAAGGCGGCCGGAACCGGACTCAATCTGACGGCGGCCAGCCACGTCATCCACTTCGACCGCTGGTGGAATCCGGCGGTCGAAAACCAGGCGACCGACCGGGCCTACCGCATCGGGCAGCACCGCAACGTGCTCGTCCATAAAATGATCTGCGTCGGGACCATCGAAGCGCGAATCGACGCGCTGATCCGCGACAAGCGGAAACTGGCCGACGACCTGCTCGCCTCCGGCGTCGAATCGGAGCTCATGCGCCTGCCCGCCGCCGAACTCCTGAAGCTGGCCCGGCTCGACCTCAACCACATGGAGGAAACTGAATGA
- a CDS encoding SWIM zinc finger family protein → MNDYDDESLPLSVKELRARAAGIARRLEAEGETLSPVGANGRSIARSFWGKAWCRNIESYQDYESRLPRGRSYLRNGTVIDLKILPGKVTALVSGSELYHVEIRIDPVAPERWAQLRKQCFGKIGSLVDLVEGKLSDPIVELLCDRDSGLFPEPDEIHLNCDCPDWADLCKHLAAVLYGIGARLDDDPALFFVLRGVDQSELFSGDLGENLPGAAVDLDDLDDLADTFGIELD, encoded by the coding sequence ATGAATGATTATGATGATGAATCCCTTCCGCTGTCGGTGAAGGAGCTCAGGGCGCGTGCCGCAGGAATCGCCCGGCGGCTCGAAGCGGAGGGCGAAACGCTCTCGCCGGTCGGCGCCAACGGCCGCTCCATCGCCCGAAGCTTCTGGGGGAAAGCCTGGTGCCGCAACATCGAATCGTATCAGGATTACGAAAGCCGTCTGCCGCGCGGCCGCAGCTATCTGAGGAACGGGACGGTCATCGACCTGAAGATACTGCCGGGCAAAGTGACCGCGCTGGTATCCGGCTCCGAGCTGTACCATGTCGAAATCCGGATCGACCCGGTCGCGCCGGAACGCTGGGCGCAGCTCCGGAAACAGTGCTTCGGGAAGATCGGCTCGCTCGTCGATCTTGTCGAAGGCAAACTCTCCGACCCGATCGTCGAACTGCTGTGCGACCGGGATTCCGGCCTGTTCCCCGAACCGGATGAAATTCACCTGAACTGCGACTGCCCCGACTGGGCCGACCTCTGCAAGCACCTGGCCGCGGTTCTTTACGGCATCGGGGCGCGGCTCGACGACGATCCGGCGCTCTTCTTCGTGCTGCGCGGCGTCGACCAGTCCGAGCTCTTCTCCGGCGACCTCGGCGAGAACCTTCCCGGCGCGGCAGTCGATCTGGACGATCTGGACGATCTTGCCGACACCTTCGGCATCGAGCTCGACTGA
- a CDS encoding HAD family hydrolase: MKTPAVYFFDMDHTLINNDCDVSWKQFAVRHNLAPESDLAEADRYFDDYNAGTLDVEEFYLFQFREFIGKTPEEMRPLAELHFEEYVRPHIYPEARKLVGSLLDAGFPVAILTSTNSVVAQPLAECLGIREVLGTTLELADGRYTGRITGTYGAQEGKVEIAAAWAAGHGFALADFAYYGDSVNDVNILNAVGFPFAVNPAPELLKLAREKEWPVLGWTE; encoded by the coding sequence GTGAAAACTCCCGCCGTTTATTTTTTCGACATGGATCACACGCTGATCAACAACGATTGCGACGTCAGCTGGAAACAGTTCGCCGTCAGGCACAACCTTGCGCCCGAGAGCGATCTCGCCGAGGCCGACCGCTATTTTGACGACTACAATGCCGGGACGCTCGATGTCGAAGAGTTCTATCTGTTCCAGTTCCGGGAGTTCATCGGGAAGACGCCGGAGGAGATGCGTCCGCTGGCCGAGCTGCATTTCGAGGAGTATGTGCGCCCGCACATCTATCCGGAAGCGCGGAAGCTCGTCGGCTCCCTGCTTGACGCCGGTTTCCCCGTGGCGATTCTGACCAGCACGAATTCGGTCGTCGCGCAGCCGCTCGCGGAGTGCCTTGGCATCCGGGAGGTTCTCGGCACGACGCTCGAGCTGGCGGACGGGCGCTATACCGGGCGCATCACCGGCACCTACGGCGCGCAGGAGGGCAAGGTCGAAATTGCGGCGGCATGGGCGGCCGGACACGGGTTTGCCCTGGCCGATTTCGCCTATTACGGCGACAGCGTGAACGATGTGAATATCCTCAATGCGGTCGGTTTCCCGTTCGCGGTCAACCCGGCTCCCGAGCTGCTCAAGCTCGCCCGGGAGAAGGAGTGGCCGGTTCTCGGCTGGACGGAATAA
- the glmM gene encoding phosphoglucosamine mutase, protein MNRISTLKFSESGVRGIVGEGLTARLAADLGAAFGFYQGGGRIVVGRDTRSTGGMFEQAVTAGLLAAGCEVLRVGVIPTPTLQYTVKSIEAAGGIAITASHNPPQWNALKFIGGAGTFLSPGEAAGLFDLYNQGNLPYRAESDYRGIRVLPDAFSLHEKRIFEVIDVEAVRKKKFRVAVDCVNGVGAVFSAGFLQRLGCEVFAINDRPDGNFARSPEPLPENLGALCRAVRENGCDVGFGQDPDGDRLTVVTEKGVALSTHYTVALAVDQVLDGGDPGPVVANVQTSRLVEMIAESYGCSFYSAPVGEINVVEKMIEVDGVIGGEGNCGGVIYRRVHPGRDSFGAMALILERLAFSERKLSEIVADFPPIANLSCRFDVPPIRSRAVLAELTRRYRSFAPMTFDGLRFDLPEGRVLVRSSNTEPILRLNVECASRPEAEALLARFKDEIQPLTEDASRT, encoded by the coding sequence ATGAACAGGATCAGTACGCTGAAATTTTCCGAAAGCGGCGTGCGCGGCATCGTCGGCGAAGGGCTCACGGCCCGGCTGGCCGCCGATCTCGGCGCGGCGTTCGGTTTTTATCAGGGCGGCGGCCGCATTGTGGTCGGGCGCGATACGCGTTCGACCGGCGGCATGTTCGAACAGGCGGTCACGGCCGGGCTGCTGGCCGCGGGGTGTGAGGTGCTGCGGGTCGGCGTCATTCCGACTCCGACGCTGCAGTACACGGTCAAGTCGATCGAGGCGGCGGGCGGCATCGCCATCACGGCCAGCCACAATCCGCCGCAGTGGAATGCGCTCAAATTCATCGGCGGCGCCGGAACGTTTCTTTCTCCCGGCGAGGCGGCCGGACTGTTCGATCTGTACAATCAGGGAAATCTGCCGTACCGCGCCGAAAGCGACTACCGCGGAATCCGGGTCCTGCCGGACGCGTTTTCGCTGCATGAGAAACGGATTTTCGAGGTGATCGACGTCGAAGCGGTCAGGAAAAAGAAGTTCCGGGTCGCGGTCGACTGCGTCAACGGCGTCGGCGCGGTGTTCAGCGCCGGCTTCCTGCAGCGGCTCGGCTGCGAGGTGTTCGCCATTAACGATCGGCCGGACGGGAACTTCGCCCGGTCTCCCGAGCCGCTGCCCGAGAACCTCGGCGCGCTCTGCCGGGCGGTCCGGGAAAACGGCTGCGACGTCGGCTTCGGGCAGGATCCGGACGGCGACCGGCTTACGGTCGTGACCGAAAAAGGGGTCGCGCTTTCGACCCACTATACCGTTGCATTGGCGGTCGACCAGGTGCTCGACGGCGGCGATCCCGGGCCGGTCGTCGCGAATGTCCAGACCTCGCGCCTGGTCGAGATGATCGCCGAAAGCTACGGCTGCAGTTTCTATTCCGCTCCGGTCGGAGAGATCAACGTGGTCGAGAAGATGATTGAGGTCGACGGCGTGATCGGCGGGGAGGGAAACTGCGGCGGGGTCATCTACCGGCGGGTTCACCCGGGACGGGACAGTTTCGGCGCGATGGCGCTGATTCTCGAGCGGCTTGCGTTTTCGGAGCGGAAGCTCTCGGAAATCGTGGCGGATTTTCCGCCGATCGCGAATTTGTCGTGCCGTTTCGATGTTCCGCCGATCCGTTCCCGCGCGGTTCTGGCCGAACTGACCCGCCGCTACCGGTCGTTTGCTCCGATGACCTTCGACGGACTGCGGTTCGACCTGCCGGAGGGACGCGTGCTCGTGCGTTCGTCCAACACCGAGCCGATTCTGCGGCTCAACGTCGAGTGCGCGAGCCGCCCGGAAGCCGAAGCGCTGCTGGCTCGCTTCAAGGATGAAATTCAACCACTGACAGAGGATGCCTCCCGAACGTGA